In Gopherus flavomarginatus isolate rGopFla2 chromosome 5, rGopFla2.mat.asm, whole genome shotgun sequence, one DNA window encodes the following:
- the DDX24 gene encoding ATP-dependent RNA helicase DDX24, producing MKTNKGNKFKTSFKLKQKGIKVVGTWKPIEIDPNLFAEEQLGDLVCFEELTDYKLVNSSKAGKEKGKKRKSDSISEEVEEDSTIQEKKRKKYKELGTRASKNYKLKEEQDVTDQEDKPKDTTKLFDYEEDECELGGSTTTEKTLKKKKKKKVKKKVFPPERAPLPAKSSKKVKNWTTGVLSASSDQKSDVSAWKDLFVPKPVLQALSYLGFSAPTPIQALALPSAIRDNMDVLGAAETGSGKTLAFAIPMIHSVLQWQESKSRSDNATEEPLCDDEDNPGWESDNETNPKQDEDSRGDDDVDESCPIGCAKVLENVEFDFGANKHAADLNKNIPLLGLVLTPTRELAVQVKHHIDAVAKFTGIKTAILVGGMAAQKQERVLNQKPEIVIATPGRLWELIKEKHPHLSNLRQLRCLVIDEADRMVERGHFLELSQLLEMLNDSQYNPRRQTFVFSATLTLVHQAPTRVLQKKYAKKIDQKTKLEMLMEKVGIRGKPKVIDLTRKETTVETLTETRIHCDMDDKDYYLYYFLLQYPGRTMVFANSIDCIKRLSALLTILDCNPLPLHANMHQKQRLKNLERFAERENCALLTTDVAARGLDIPNVQHVIHYQVPRTSEIYVHRSGRTARAANEGLSLLLIGPDDMINFRKIYKTLEKNEELPFFPVETKCMFAIKERVNLARQIEKVEYYNSRAKQHNSWFQQAAEALEIDLDDDVLIGGGSDEQEESQKQKMLKGMKKQLKHLLSQSVFKILLKTKYPTQSGKLLLPHSPVSNSESALSTVSKQQAKRRKKKKKLITDELDK from the exons ATGAAGACAAATAAAGGAAATAAGTTTAAGACTTCCTTTAAATTGAAACAAAAGGGTATCAAAGTAGTAGGAACATGGAAACCCATAGAAATTGACCCAAATCTGTTTGCTGAAGAGCAGCTTGGAGATTTAGTGTGTTTTGAGGAGCTTACAGATTATAAATTGGTGAATTCTTCCAAAgctggaaaagaaaaaggaaagaagagaaaatcTGATAGCATTTCTGAAGAGGTGGAGGAAGATTCTACCATCcaggaaaaaaagaggaagaaatacaAAGAGCTAGGAACCAGAGCAAGTAAAAATTATAAGCTTAAAGAGGAGCAAGATGTAACTGATCAAGAGGACAAGCCTAAAGACACCACCAAGTTGTTTGATTATGAGGAAGATGAATGTGAATTAGGAGGCTCCACAACCACAGAAAAAActttgaagaaaaagaaaaagaaaaaagtgaaaaagaaaGTGTTTCCACCTGAGAGAGCTCCTCTACCTGCAAAgtcttctaaaaaggttaaaaattgGACTACGGGGGTTCTGTCTGCCTCATCTGATCAAAAATCAGACGTGTCTGCGTGGAAAGACCTCTTCGTTCCTAAGCCGGTTCTGCAGGCCTTGAGCTATCTAGGATTTAGTGCTCCAACTCCTATTCAAGCATTAGCCCTGCCTTCTGCAATTAGAGATAATATGGATGTTCTTGGTGCTGCAGAAACAg GAAGTGGGAAAACACTTGCGTTTGCAATTCCAATGATCCACTCTGTGCTACAGTGGCAAGAATCAAAAAGCAGAAGTGACAATGCCACTGAAGAGCCTCTCTGTGATGATGAAGACAATCCAGGATGGGAAAGTGATAACGAAACAAACCCTAAGCAGGATGAAGATAGTAGGGGTGATGATGATGTAGATGAATCTTGCCCAATAGGTTGTGCGAAGGTGCTGGAAAATGTGGAATTTGATTTTGGTGCCAACAAAcatgctgctgacttgaataaAAACATACCTCTTTTAGGGCTGGTGCTGACTCCCACAAGGGAACTAGCTGTACAAGTAAAACATCATATTGATGCCGTGGCCAAATTTACAG GCATTAAAACTGCAATTCTGGTTGGTGGAATGGCTGCTCAGAAACAGGAACGAGTATTGAATCAGAAGCCAGAAATTGTAATTGCAACCCCAGGTCGTCTATGGGAGCTAATTAAAGAGAAACACCCACATCTCTCAAATCTCCGGCAGCTCAG ATGCCTTGTGATTGATGAAGCAGACCGAATGGTTGAAAGGGGACATTTCTTAGAACTCTCTCAGTTGCTGGAAATGTTGAACGATTCACAATATAACCCTCGACGTCAGACTTTCGTGTTTTCTGCCACGCTGACTTTGGTCCACCAGGCTCCCACAAGAGTTTTACAAAAGAAATATGCTAAAAAAATAGACCAAAAGACCAAACTGGAAATGCTCATGGAAAAAGTGGGGATAAGGGGCAAACCTAAAGTGATAGACTTAACAAGAAAAGAGACCACTGTAGAGACTCTGACAGAAACCAGGATCCACTGTGACATGGATGACAAAGACTATTACCTCTATTATTTTTTGCTTCAGTACCCAGGAAGAACCATGGTCTTTGCAAACAGTATAGACTGCATAAAACGCCTGAGTGCACTCCTCACAATCCTGGATTGTAACCCCCTGCCTCTGCATGCAAACATGCATCAGAAGCAAAGGTTAAAAAACCTGGAAAGGTTTGCTGAGCGAGAGAA CTGTGCCCTTTTGACAACAGATGTTGCAGCTCGTGGTCTGGATATTCCTAACGTGCAGCATGTCATCCATTACCAG GTTCCACGCACTTCTGAGATTTATGTGCACAGAAGCGGCAGAACAGCTCGAGCTGCCAACGAAGGCCTTAGCTTGCTGTTGATCGGCCCTGATGATATGATAAATTTTAGGAAGATTTATAAGACATTGGAGAAAAATGAAGAGCTTCCATTCTTCCCAGTTGAAACAAAATGCATGTTTGCTATCAAG GAGCGGGTGAATTTAGCAAGGCAGATTGAAAAGGTGGAATATTACAACAGCCGGGCAAAGCAGCACAACTCTTGGTTCCAGCAAGCTGCAGAGGCTCTTGAAATTGATCTTGATGATGATGTCCTTATAG GAGGAGGATCGGATGAGCAAGAAGAGAGTCAGAAGCAAAAGATGCTGAAGGGAATGAAAAA